The following is a genomic window from Lactococcus carnosus.
TGGACTGAACGCGGTGTGATTATGGAAGTTCAGGTCACAAAAGAAGCCAATAAAACGACATTAACAGCTGTCAAAGCACATCCAACCTGGGTATCTAGAGAACCGATTAATCGGACATTCATGGGATATCAAGCTTATGATTACCAGGTTTATCTAGCCGAGGACTATCTACCAGGCGGCAAATATGTTGACAAGGTACCTAAAGCAAAACAAGAACGAATTGAGACAGCCTATCATGAAATGATGAGTTTACTTGACATCAAATTTTAATCCTAGAAAGATGATATTTTTTGACGTCAAAAGATATCGTTTTTTTCCTGTAATTTTCAGAAAAAAGGGTTATAATAAGCTTAATGATTAGAAAGGTTGCAGAAATTAAATGAAAATTTATTTTCAATTTATGTATATTCTCCTATTTTCTATCGTGGGAGAATTTTTATCGAGTGGCTTGAACTTGCCAGTGCCAGGCTCTATTATTGGGATGGTTTTATTATTTTTAGCATTGAAGTTTAAACTGATTAGATTGCGACAAATTTATGATGCGGGCCAATTTATGATCGAGAATATGACGATTTTATTCTTACCCGCTGGTGTTGGGATCATGAGTCATTGGGATGCGATTGCAAAATATTGGTGGCAGATTATCGTCATTACCTTACTTGCCATTGTTGTCAATTTTGCGGTGATTGGCTTTGTGACTCAGTTTATCAAGCAACGTTTTGAGGGGGATTATAAAAAATGAAAGATGTCTTTTCTAACCCGCTCTTTGGCCTGACCGTCTCAATTTTTGCCTACTTTATCGCAGCTCAAATCCATCGTAAATGGACAAATCCAGCAACTAATCCCTTATTAGTAGCCGTTATCATGGTGATTGTCTTTCTCAAGTTAACAGGCATATCCTATAAAGCTTACTATGTTGGCGGCTCATATCTCAATACCCTGATCATTCCGTCTACTGTTGCTTTGGGTATCCCCCTATATCAAGCCTTCAAACTAATGAAGTTTCACGTTCGCAGTATTTTGTCAGGCGTGATTATCGGGGCAATTGTTAATACGGCACTGACAGCTGTACTAGCAAAACTATTTGGCATGAATTATTTTCTAGCCATCAGTCTATTTCCAAAATCAGTCACCACAGCAATGGCGGTGGGTATCACCAGCAAAATGGGTGGTATGGCAACCATTACCTTAGTTGTTGTGGTGGCTACCGGGATCATTAGTTCAGTCGTTGGGCCTGTCTTGCTTGATTTATTTGGGATCAAAGATCGTGTCGCCAAAGGTGTTGCATTAGGCGGAACGGGTCATGCGATTGGGACAGGAGCAGCCATGCAACTGGGTCAGATAGAAGGCGCTATGGCTGGTTTATCGATTGGTGTGACAGGTATTGTTTATGTCATCGTTAGTCCGATTATTGCGGTGATTATCTTAAAATAAGTGTATTGAAATAATGGCTCATTATTAGGGCATTAACCCGCAGTGTTAAGCGTTTAACACTGCTTTTTATTATAAAAACATGAATGTGTTTCTCCTATAAGAAAAACATTAACTTTCTTTTTTTCTTGACAATCGTAAAAAAAGCCGTTATGATGGGTTGACAATACTTTAATAGAAAGTTGGCACCATATATGGTCGCAACGACATCAGAAGAAAAAGCAGTAACCAAAACACCAGTAAAAAAAGCAACTCCTAAAAAGACAACAACAAAAAAGACAACAACAAAAAAAACAGCAACTAAAACGGCTGCTAAAGCTGCTCCTAAAAAAACGGAATCAGTAAAAAAAATGGCTAGCAAGGCAACGACAGCTAAAAAAACGACTGCAGTAAAGAAGCCAGCGAAAAAGAGAGCTACTTCAAAGATCAAAAAGAATCTCGTTATCGTCGAATCACCAGCCAAAGCTAAGACTATCGAAAAATATCTCGGTCGTAATTATAGAGTGGTCGCCTCTGTCGGACATATTCGTGATTTGAAAAAATCAACCATGTCTGTAGATATAGAAAATGATTATGAACCACAATATATTAATATTCGTGGGAAAGGGCCGTTGATTAACTCCCTAAAAAAAGAGGCTAAAAATGCTAAAGCCGTCTATCTCGCAAGTGACCCGGATAGAGAAGGAGAAGCAATCTCTTGGCACTTGGCGCATATTTTAGGACTAGACGTCCATGATAAAAATCGTGTTGTCTTTAACGAGATTACAAAAGATGCAGTTAAAGATGCTTTCAAAGAACCGCGTTCTATTGATTTAGATTTAGTCGACGCGCAACAAGCAAGACGGATTTTAGACCGATTAGTCGGGTACTCTATTTCACCGATTCTTTGGAAAAAAATTAAGAAAGGCTTATCAGCAGGACGTGTTCAGTCGATTGCCCTGAAGCTAATTATTGATCGAGAAAATGAAATTAATGCCTTTATTCCTGAAGAATACTGGTCTATCGAAGGAGATTTCAAAAAAGGGACTAAGAAGTTTCCAGGTAGTTTCTATGGCCTTGATGGCAAGAAGAAAAAACTAGAAAAAAATTCAGATGTTTTAGAGGTCATGGCACGCCTGACTTCAGATGACTTTACTGTCGACAAGGTTGATAAAAAAGAACGTCGCAGAAATGCACCGCTACCTTATACAACCTCTTCTCTACAACAAGATTCTGCTAATAAAATTAACTTTAGAGCTAGAAAAACGATGTCAGTTGCCCAACAACTTTATGAAGGTATCACACTTGGTCCTAACGGTCATCAAGGCTTGATTACCTATATGAGAACCGACTCAACACGGATCTCACCTGTTGCCCAAGCTGCAGCTGCAAACTATATCGTGTCTACATTTGGTGAACCCTACAGTAAACATGGTAGTAAGGTCAAGAATGTAGCTGGAGCGCAAGATGCCCATGAAGCAATTCGTCCGTCAAATGTGCTCAATACGCCAGAAAACATCGCCAAGTATCTGGATAAAGACCAGTTAAAACTCTATCGTTTGATTTGGAATCGGTTTGTTGCCAGCCAAATGATACCTGCTGTATTTGATACGGTCAAAGTTAATCTGTCTCAAAACGGTGTCATGTTTACATCAAACGGCTCTCAAGTCAAATTTGATGGGTATATGGCTGTCTATAATGATGCGGATAAAAATAAAATGCTGCCTGAGATGGTTGCTGGAGATCTGGTTAAGAAAGTAGCGATTAAACCTGAGCAGCATTTCACGCAACCACCAGCACGCTATAGTGAAGCAACATTGATTAAGATACTTGAAGAAATTGGTGTGGGGCGACCGTCTACCTATGCACCAACTCTGGAAACAATCCAACGGCGTTATTATGTTAAACTATCGGCTAAGCGCTTTGAACCGACAGAACTTGGTAAGATTGTCAATAATATGGTTGTTGAATTTTTCCCTAATATTGTCAATACAGCATTTACCGTAGAGATGGAGCGCTCATTAGATGATGTTGAGCATGGTAGCCGTCAATGGGTTAAGGTCGTAGATGAATTCTATCGCCCTTTTGCACTCGAACTTGAAAAAGCTGAAACTGAAATCGAAAAAATTCAGATTAAGGATGAACCTGCTGGATTTGACTGTGATATTTGTGGCCATGCTATGGTGATCAAACTTGGCAAATATGGTAAGTTTTATGCATGTAGTAATTTCCCAGATTGCCGTAATACTAAAGCTATCGTTAAGGAAATCGGTGTGATCTGTCCTACCTGTCATGAGGGACAAGTCATTGAACGTAAATCAAAACGTAATCGGATATTCTATGGCTGTGCACGCTATCCTGACTGTGAGTTTACTTCATGGGACAAACCAATCGGTCGAGACTGTCCAAAATGTAATCAGTTCTTGGTCGAGAAG
Proteins encoded in this region:
- a CDS encoding LrgB family protein — translated: MKDVFSNPLFGLTVSIFAYFIAAQIHRKWTNPATNPLLVAVIMVIVFLKLTGISYKAYYVGGSYLNTLIIPSTVALGIPLYQAFKLMKFHVRSILSGVIIGAIVNTALTAVLAKLFGMNYFLAISLFPKSVTTAMAVGITSKMGGMATITLVVVVATGIISSVVGPVLLDLFGIKDRVAKGVALGGTGHAIGTGAAMQLGQIEGAMAGLSIGVTGIVYVIVSPIIAVIILK
- the topA gene encoding type I DNA topoisomerase, with the protein product MASKATTAKKTTAVKKPAKKRATSKIKKNLVIVESPAKAKTIEKYLGRNYRVVASVGHIRDLKKSTMSVDIENDYEPQYINIRGKGPLINSLKKEAKNAKAVYLASDPDREGEAISWHLAHILGLDVHDKNRVVFNEITKDAVKDAFKEPRSIDLDLVDAQQARRILDRLVGYSISPILWKKIKKGLSAGRVQSIALKLIIDRENEINAFIPEEYWSIEGDFKKGTKKFPGSFYGLDGKKKKLEKNSDVLEVMARLTSDDFTVDKVDKKERRRNAPLPYTTSSLQQDSANKINFRARKTMSVAQQLYEGITLGPNGHQGLITYMRTDSTRISPVAQAAAANYIVSTFGEPYSKHGSKVKNVAGAQDAHEAIRPSNVLNTPENIAKYLDKDQLKLYRLIWNRFVASQMIPAVFDTVKVNLSQNGVMFTSNGSQVKFDGYMAVYNDADKNKMLPEMVAGDLVKKVAIKPEQHFTQPPARYSEATLIKILEEIGVGRPSTYAPTLETIQRRYYVKLSAKRFEPTELGKIVNNMVVEFFPNIVNTAFTVEMERSLDDVEHGSRQWVKVVDEFYRPFALELEKAETEIEKIQIKDEPAGFDCDICGHAMVIKLGKYGKFYACSNFPDCRNTKAIVKEIGVICPTCHEGQVIERKSKRNRIFYGCARYPDCEFTSWDKPIGRDCPKCNQFLVEKKVRGGGKQVVCSNGDYEEEKVK
- a CDS encoding CidA/LrgA family protein, translating into MKIYFQFMYILLFSIVGEFLSSGLNLPVPGSIIGMVLLFLALKFKLIRLRQIYDAGQFMIENMTILFLPAGVGIMSHWDAIAKYWWQIIVITLLAIVVNFAVIGFVTQFIKQRFEGDYKK